In Silene latifolia isolate original U9 population chromosome X, ASM4854445v1, whole genome shotgun sequence, the following proteins share a genomic window:
- the LOC141619839 gene encoding AUGMIN subunit 6-like, producing the protein MDREKEREIELESAMYTNCLLLGLDPSIIGIQPGSNSTPRVGLFRHSNPKLGEQLLYFLLSSLRGPLQSSKDFDKVWPIFDSAQSRDFRKVVQGIIGELESQGALPRSNSRVSSLATCCGPRFVELLWQLSLHALREVHRRTFPGDIVSNPLPGSLTDVAFSHAAALLPVTKSRIALERRRFLTNAETAVQTQTMWSSLAHEMTAEYRGLCAEEAYLQQELEKLQDMRNKAKMEAEMWDERSAGSSQSSHLASKATRLWESLLSRKSQHEVLASGPIEDLIAHREHRYRISGSALLAGMDQSSQFLLGQPGDQTAVHLEEKEQNDGLSAYMTSERPRSSVDSSQSQLSEETFSRVDDRSGRSHPTVDVAEILRRWTHALQRIHKQSLQLAKANDGEGPDILRSTQEGTGNGHAESLAATLAEHRQHLASIQVLINQLKEVSPAIQKSITDLTDEANTISSGLPQINKRSGRPALPMQPQSSVKGSSKDEVSEVTSKMSNVQLEKSAASPALKLPHLFSLTPNSAGKGGNTNKSYASPANHAEKLTERKYADSGLMNNATDNPPQVADAESLYVQNLKRSVRETALSIQSCNYESSRDSHSEDGSEHFFVPVSATGFTSLDSEQRGTSIRSKRLFTSEGDSSYGSSISGSRVSKQLDDIPDVFNEFDMFSEYDPINGFLSTSASNYAASESQTSFYDLDEAPDQVFSPPLLMDSSLLADAYEDLLAPLSETDAALMEH; encoded by the exons ATGGATAGGGAGAAAGAGAGAGAAATAGAGCTAGAAAGTGCTATGTATACTAACTGTTTGTTACTTGGTTTGGATCCGTCAATTATCGGCATTCAACCCGGTTCTAATTCCACTCCTCGGGTCGGACTTTTCCGACATTCTAACCCGAAACTCGGCGAACAACTTCTTTACTTTCTCCTTTCTTCTCTCCGTGGTCCCCTTCAATCTTCAAAG GATTTCGACAAGGTTTGGCCGATTTTTGACTCTGCTCAGTCTCGTGATTTTCGCAAG GTGGTGCAAGGGATAATTGGTGAGCTGGAGTCGCAAGGTGCGCTACCAAGGAGTAATTCAAGGGTTTCTTCTCTCGCTACTTGCTGCGGACCTAG ATTTGTTGAATTATTATGGCAACTTTCTCTTCATGCTTTGCGTGAAGTGCACCGGCGGACATTTCCTGGTGATATTGTTTCCAACCCATTGCCTGGTTCCTTGACTGATGTGGCATTTTCACACGCAGCTGCATTACTTCCTGTTACAAAG TCCAGGATAGCTCTTGAACGGAGGCGATTTCTAACGAATGCGGAAACTGCTGTACAAACCCAGACAATGTGGTCAAGTCTTGCACATGAAATGACTGCAGAATATCGCGGACTTTGTGCAGAAGAG GCATATTTGCAGCAGGAGCTTGAAAAGCTTCAGGACATGAGAAATAAAGCCAAGATGGAAGCCGAAATGTGGGATGAAAGATCAGCAGGGTCGAGTCAAAGTTCTCATTTGGCTTCGAAGGCTACTCGACTGTGGGAGTCTCTATTATCTCGTAAAA GCCAGCATGAAGTCCTTGCTTCAGGGCCTATAGAGGATTTAATTGCCCATCGAGAGCACAG GTATCGCATTTCTGGCTCTGCTTTGCTTGCTGGTATGGATCAAAGCTCTCAGTTTCTGTTAGGTCAGCCTGGAGATCAAACTGCAGTTCATTTGGAGGAGAAAGAGCAAAACGATGGGCTAAGTGCATATATGACTAGTGAAAGGCCAAGGAGCAGCGTAGATTCTTCCCAATCACAATTAAGCGAGGAGACATTCAGTCGTGTGGATGACAGAAGTGGAAGAAGTCATCCAACTGTTGATGTTGCTGAGATCCTTAGACGCTGGACACATGCCTTGCAACGAATTCACAAGCAATCACTTCAATTG GCAAAAGCCAATGATGGAGAGGGTCCAGATATATTGAGAAGTACACAAGAAGGTACGGGCAATGGTCATGCTGAATCTTTAGCTGCAACTCTTGCTGAACATCGGCAGCACTTAGCCAGCATACAG GTCCTGATAAATCAGCTGAAGGAAGTTTCACCTGCTATACAAAAATCAATAACAGACCTCACTGATGAAGCAAACACTATTTCCTCTGGTCTTCCTCAGATCAACAAACGTTCTGGTCGGCCCGCTTTACCTATGCAACCACAAAGCAGTGTGAAG GGTAGTAGCAAAGACGAGGTTAGTGAAGTAACTTCGAAGATGAGCAATGTTCAGCTTGAAAAATCGGCTGCCAGCCCAGCGTTAAAGCTTCCTCATTTATTTAGCTTGACTCCAAATTCCGCTGGGAAAGGAGGAAATACCAACAAAAGTTATGCTTCTCCAGCTAACCATGCTGAAAAGTTGACAGAAAGAAAGTATGCTGATAGTGGTTTGATGAACAATGCAACGGATAACCCACCACAAG TTGCGGATGCAGAGAGTTTGTATGTCCAGAATTTAAAGCGATCTGTCCGAGAAACAGCTTTGTCCATACAATCATGTAATTATGAATCTTCACGAGATAGCCACTCTGAAGATGGTTCCGAGCATTTCTTTGTTCCAGTTTCAGCTACAGGATTTACTTCTTTGGATTCAGAACAAAGAGGAACTTCGATTAGGAGCAAACGGTTGTTCACATCTGAAGGGGATTCGTCCTATGGCAGTTCTATTTCTGGAAGTCGTGTAAGCAAGCAGCTTGATGACATACCAGATGTCTTCAACGAATTTGATATGTTTAGTGAGTATGACCCAATCAATGGGTTCCTGTCCACTTCTGCTTCAAATTATGCAGCTTCCGAATCGCAAACATCTTTCTATGATCTTGACGAGGCTCCTGACCAGGTCTTCTCACCCCCTTTATTGATGGATTCATCATTGCTAGCAGATGCTTATGAAGATCTTCTTG